Part of the Tenacibaculum sp. SZ-18 genome, TCAAAAAACATTCAACTAACTTCTTTAATCACTGCTTTTTCCGAGGTGTCTTGAGGATTCATTTTTGTACTCAAAATTATTGAGAAAATAAAGATTATGAAAAATCTTATAGTTTCAAGTTTTATGTAAAGCTATAAAAAAGACTCACATTCCCTTCAAATAAACAATATATTAACCTGTTTCCTGTATTTTGTCTATTTTTACGCAAACTAAAAAATAACAGATGTCTGTAGCAAAAAAAGAATACAAAAAAGTTACTGTAAAGTCATTGGTAGAGATGAAAAGTAACAATGAAAAAATTTCAATGTTAACTGCCTATGATTATACGATGGCTAAAATTGTTGATGATGCTGGAATTGATGTTATTCTAGTTGGTGATTCTGCCTCGAATGTAATGGCTGGACACGAAACCACGTTACCAATTACATTAGATCAAATGATTTATCATGCAAGTTCGGTTGTAAGAGCTATTGATCGTTGTTTAGTTGTTGTTGATTTACCTTTCGGAACTTACCAAGGAAATTCAAAACAAGCTTTAGATTCTGCAATTCGTATTATGAAAGAATCTGGCGGACATGCTGTAAAACTTGAAGGTGGAGCAGAAATTGAGCAATCTATTTCTAGAATTTTAACCGCTGGAATTCCTGTAATGGGACATTTAGGTTTAACTCCGCAATCTATCTATAAATTCGGAACATACACGGTAAGAGCGAAAGAAGAGGAAGAAGCTATAAAACTAAAAGAAGATGCTAAATTATTAGAACAATTAGGCTGTTTTGCTTTAGTTTTAGAAAAAGTTCCTGCTAAATTAGCTCAAGAAGTTGCTGAAAGCATTTCTATTCCTGTTATTGGAATTGGTGCCGGAAGCGGTGTTGATGGACAGGTTTTAGTAATGCATGATATGTTGGGTATGACTCATGAATTTAATCCACGTTTTTTACGTAGATATTTAGACTTACATAGTGAAATGACCAATGCTTTCAAACAGTATATTACTGATGTAAAAAACGTTGATTTTCCAAATGAGAAAGAACAGTATTAAAAACTGTGTTTATAGTTAAAATGAAAAAGAGTGTTTTTTTTGGAATCTTATTCCTTTCATCTTTGTGTTATGCACAAAACGGTTTTATTGAGGTAGAAGTAAAAGATACTATTCGATCTAAAGTTCTAAAGTATGAATACTCTTTAGAAATTTTAAATACTACAAACGAAGTGAACTTTGTTCAAACTGGATCAAAGACTAAAAAGGAACGAATAAATGAGAAAAAAAATGAACTAAAAGAGAAAATTGAGGATATTCTTAAAAAGGGAAAATATATTTACAGAAAACCTGTAAACTATAACTCTTTAGTAAACTCTTATAACTTTTCAGATAAAGCTTTTATTATAACAATAAAAAATAAACAAGAACTTCAAAGGACATATAACCTTTTTAAAGATTTTGAGGATGTGAATATTTCTCTAGAAGAAACATTTTTTAAAGATGATAAAGACTCAGAAAAGAGATTGTTTAAAAAGCTTTTGCAAAAAGCAAAGAATAAAGCTTTAATGATTGCTGAGCTGTCAGATTTGAAATTAGGAAAAGTTCAAGAAGTAAAAGAAGTAAAAGAAATTGATAATTTAAGCTTTAATATAATGGACTTTTATATCAATACCAATATGAATAAAAGTAGCTCAAAATCCTTTTTCACTAACCAAAGCAAAGCAATTGTTGTTAAATTCATAGCTGAATAATGAAAGTTCTTCATCTCGATACTAATCATCCTTTATTAATTAATCAATTCGAAGATTTAGGTTTTACAAATCACGAAGACTATACTTCGTTAAAAGATGAAATAGAAGCAAAAATCCATAAATACGATGGAATTGTAATCAGAAGTAGATTTACAATTGATCAACAATTTTTGGATAAAGCAACAAATCTAAAATTTATTGGCCGTGTTGGTGCTGGACTCGAAAATATTGATTGTGATTATGCACAACAAAAAAACATTGAATTAGTTTCGGCTCCTGAAGGGAATAGAAATGCAGTTGGTGAACATGCTTTAGGAATGTTACTTTCTTTATTCAACAAATTGAATAAAGCGGATAAAGAAGTTCGACAAGGAAAATGGTTACGAGAAAATAATCGTGGAATTGAACTAGACGGCAAAACAGTTGGGTTAATCGGTTATGGAAATATGGGAAAAGCCTTTGCTAAAAAACTTAGAGGTTTTGATGTTGAGGTTCTGTGTTACGATATAAAATCAAATGTTGGAGACCAAAATTGCAAGCAAGTTTCATTGGAAGAACTTCAAGAAAAATCTGAAGTATTGAGTCTTCATACTCCACAAACAGAATTAACCATGAATATGGTTAACGAATCATTTATTAATGACTTTAAAAAACCATTTTGGTTAATCAATACGGCAAGAGGAAAATCTGTTATCACAAAAGACTTAGTTGCTGCTATTGAATCTGGAAAAATTTTAGGCGCAGGTTTAGATGTTTTAGAATACGAGAAAAAATCGTTTGAAAATCTTTTTACAGATTCAGAGATGCCTGAAGCTTTTCAATATTTAATCAACTCAGAAAATGTTTTACTATCGCCTCATGTAGCAGGATGGACTATAGAAAGTAAAGAAAAACTAGCACAAACAATTGTTGACAAAGTCAAGAAGAAATTCTGTTAGTTTATCTCTAATCATTAAATATTAGAAAATTATTTCATTTTTTAACCCTTACTCAAAAGGTAAATCTGTAATGAACTTATAAGAAACAAACCAAGAATAAGTAAGTAAAAAAATTAGATATTCAGAACAACTTGTTCAATTGAAAAATAACTATTTTTCCTAACATACTAATTTCACAAGTAAATATAAATTTGAAGTTTAACTCCAATTAATTTCAGTGATATTGGTGAATAAAGAAGAAACAAACTGAAAGAATCCTGCAAAAAATTAATGTAATAATAGGATGAAAGATTTAAAAATAAAGAAATCTGATTATTATTAGAAAACAAATTGGAAACTATTGTTAAATTTAAAGATGAATATAGTTCTCTGGCAGTAATGTGAAATATTTTTTATAACAATAGCATTACGAACATGAATTTATACTATTTCTCTTAAAGTCTGCAGCCTGAGTTATTAAATCTAAAGTAACCTCATAAATTGGTTTTTTGATCATTTTACTTTTTAACCAAGCATAGAAACTCATCACAAAAATATCTTCTTGTTTCGCACCAATCCAATCAAAAGAATTCTCAACGGCATCTAGAAAAATTTCAGATGTTACAGACT contains:
- the panB gene encoding 3-methyl-2-oxobutanoate hydroxymethyltransferase: MSVAKKEYKKVTVKSLVEMKSNNEKISMLTAYDYTMAKIVDDAGIDVILVGDSASNVMAGHETTLPITLDQMIYHASSVVRAIDRCLVVVDLPFGTYQGNSKQALDSAIRIMKESGGHAVKLEGGAEIEQSISRILTAGIPVMGHLGLTPQSIYKFGTYTVRAKEEEEAIKLKEDAKLLEQLGCFALVLEKVPAKLAQEVAESISIPVIGIGAGSGVDGQVLVMHDMLGMTHEFNPRFLRRYLDLHSEMTNAFKQYITDVKNVDFPNEKEQY
- a CDS encoding 2-hydroxyacid dehydrogenase is translated as MKVLHLDTNHPLLINQFEDLGFTNHEDYTSLKDEIEAKIHKYDGIVIRSRFTIDQQFLDKATNLKFIGRVGAGLENIDCDYAQQKNIELVSAPEGNRNAVGEHALGMLLSLFNKLNKADKEVRQGKWLRENNRGIELDGKTVGLIGYGNMGKAFAKKLRGFDVEVLCYDIKSNVGDQNCKQVSLEELQEKSEVLSLHTPQTELTMNMVNESFINDFKKPFWLINTARGKSVITKDLVAAIESGKILGAGLDVLEYEKKSFENLFTDSEMPEAFQYLINSENVLLSPHVAGWTIESKEKLAQTIVDKVKKKFC